From Methylobacterium radiodurans, a single genomic window includes:
- a CDS encoding chlorophyllase/cutinase-like alpha/beta fold protein: MRLTARRVLLAGLLAFSAGLASAQAATPPGQPKDGPGGVGDTQTGIAKRALGRGTNVTFAFHAADAAPAQGRPVAVFLHGWGAVNPQSYGAWIDHLARNGWLVLFPRFQEVNRTRPADATANAGRLVKAALDEIAADPQAKPDRARVALIGHLAGVPIALNLAAEAATLGLPAPKLVFGTMPGGIASGPKARGIALADLSAVPAETLILTVIGDRDARAADIAARRLLREADAVPVERKLFLRALSDDHGFPALTATLAAPAAVDSAYDAGAIKVQPEAKDVKPPPFKWSPDMALTGEQQTLVAQINNARADTLDYLAFWKTFDLAAAAAFSNGSAAALKLNPRFADMERWSDGWPVKRLAVETPKAAPAAQNAPAARR, from the coding sequence ATGCGTCTGACAGCCCGCCGCGTTCTCCTTGCCGGCCTGCTCGCCTTCTCGGCCGGGCTTGCGTCCGCGCAGGCCGCCACGCCCCCGGGACAGCCCAAGGACGGCCCCGGCGGGGTGGGTGATACGCAGACCGGCATCGCCAAGCGCGCGCTCGGCCGCGGCACGAACGTCACCTTCGCCTTCCACGCCGCCGACGCCGCGCCGGCGCAGGGACGGCCGGTCGCCGTGTTCCTGCACGGCTGGGGCGCCGTGAACCCGCAGAGCTACGGCGCTTGGATCGACCATCTCGCCCGCAACGGCTGGCTCGTGTTGTTCCCCCGTTTCCAGGAGGTGAACCGCACACGCCCCGCCGACGCGACGGCCAATGCTGGGCGCCTGGTCAAGGCGGCGCTCGATGAGATCGCCGCCGATCCGCAGGCCAAGCCCGACCGCGCCCGCGTCGCGCTGATCGGGCATCTCGCCGGCGTGCCGATCGCCCTGAACCTCGCGGCCGAAGCCGCCACGCTCGGCCTGCCGGCGCCCAAGCTCGTCTTCGGCACGATGCCCGGCGGTATCGCCAGCGGCCCGAAGGCCCGGGGCATCGCGCTCGCAGACCTCTCGGCTGTTCCCGCCGAGACCCTGATCCTCACGGTGATCGGCGACCGCGACGCGCGGGCGGCCGACATCGCGGCCCGCCGCCTGCTGCGCGAAGCGGACGCAGTGCCGGTCGAGCGCAAGCTGTTCCTGCGCGCGCTCTCGGACGACCACGGTTTCCCGGCGCTCACCGCGACGCTCGCCGCTCCGGCCGCGGTCGATTCCGCCTACGACGCGGGCGCGATCAAGGTGCAGCCCGAAGCGAAGGATGTGAAGCCGCCGCCGTTCAAGTGGTCCCCCGACATGGCGCTGACCGGCGAGCAGCAGACCCTGGTGGCCCAGATCAACAATGCGCGGGCCGACACGCTCGACTATCTCGCCTTCTGGAAGACCTTCGATCTCGCGGCGGCGGCGGCCTTCTCGAACGGCAGCGCGGCGGCCCTGAAGCTGAACCCGCGCTTCGCCGACATGGAGCGCTGGAGCGACGGCTGGCCGGTGAAGCGCCTCGCGGTGGAGACGCCCAAGGCCGCGCCTGCCGCCCAGAACGCGCCCGCGGCCAGGCGCTGA
- a CDS encoding response regulator, translated as MSDPTTPGQKPVILVVEDQPDERFLAATLLEDTGFSVIEAETAERALAILNDRAEDVSVVFSDVRTPGPIGGFELARIIGVTWPRVRVLLTSGDAGDQPSDLRVSATFIPKPWRAEDILAWVEQAAGLPPGAGSGPGVIGPGGTIISGPRET; from the coding sequence ATGAGCGACCCGACCACGCCAGGACAGAAGCCCGTGATCCTCGTCGTCGAGGACCAGCCCGACGAGCGCTTCCTCGCGGCCACTCTCCTGGAGGATACCGGCTTCAGCGTGATCGAGGCCGAGACGGCGGAGCGGGCGCTCGCCATCCTCAACGATCGGGCCGAGGATGTCAGCGTGGTCTTCTCCGACGTGCGCACGCCGGGTCCCATCGGCGGGTTCGAGCTCGCCCGCATCATCGGCGTGACCTGGCCGCGCGTCCGCGTGCTCCTCACCTCGGGCGATGCCGGTGACCAGCCGAGCGATCTGCGCGTCTCCGCGACCTTCATCCCGAAGCCCTGGCGGGCCGAGGACATCCTGGCCTGGGTCGAGCAGGCGGCGGGGCTGCCGCCGGGCGCCGGGTCCGGCCCCGGGGTGATCGGTCCGGGCGGCACAATTATCTCGGGACCGCGGGAAACCTGA
- a CDS encoding dienelactone hydrolase family protein, translated as MRDEHSDKAARAAGLSGLVTEPFSRRGFVMTGLMSGLTLATTRVEAQVIHTDSAGIQAGEVQIPAADGPMPGYRAVPGGPGPFPVVLVIEEIFGVHDYIKDVCRRLAKAGYCAVAPELYARQGDLSTMTDAKQIVRDVISKTPDAQWIADLDAAASYAGSAAKGDLGRLGVMGWCRGGRGAWLYAAHRRDLKAAVAWYGPLQSERTEIQPRTAGDVAAEIHAPLLALYGGADTGIPVATVEEARDRAKAAGKSVELVVYPDAPHGFHADYRPSYRKEPAEDGWKRALAFLKANGVG; from the coding sequence ATGCGGGACGAACATTCGGACAAGGCGGCGCGGGCGGCGGGACTCTCCGGGCTGGTGACGGAGCCGTTCTCGCGGCGCGGCTTCGTGATGACCGGGCTGATGAGCGGGCTCACCCTCGCCACGACCCGGGTCGAGGCGCAGGTGATCCACACCGACAGCGCGGGAATCCAGGCCGGCGAGGTGCAGATTCCCGCGGCCGACGGGCCGATGCCGGGCTACCGCGCCGTCCCTGGGGGGCCAGGGCCCTTCCCCGTGGTGCTGGTGATCGAGGAGATCTTCGGCGTCCACGACTACATCAAGGATGTCTGCCGGCGCCTCGCCAAGGCCGGGTACTGCGCGGTGGCGCCCGAACTCTACGCCCGGCAGGGTGACCTCTCGACCATGACGGACGCCAAACAGATCGTGCGCGACGTCATATCCAAGACCCCCGACGCGCAGTGGATCGCCGACCTCGACGCGGCCGCCTCCTACGCGGGCTCGGCCGCCAAGGGCGATCTGGGTCGGCTCGGCGTGATGGGGTGGTGCCGGGGCGGGCGCGGCGCCTGGCTCTACGCGGCACACCGGCGCGACCTGAAGGCAGCGGTGGCGTGGTACGGACCGCTTCAGAGCGAGCGCACGGAGATCCAACCGCGGACGGCCGGCGACGTCGCCGCCGAGATCCACGCGCCTCTGCTCGCCCTCTACGGCGGGGCCGATACGGGCATCCCGGTGGCCACCGTCGAGGAAGCCCGCGATCGGGCGAAGGCCGCCGGCAAGTCCGTCGAGCTCGTGGTCTACCCGGACGCGCCCCACGGCTTCCACGCCGATTACCGCCCGAGCTACCGGAAGGAGCCGGCGGAGGATGGCTGGAAGCGCGCGCTCGCCTTCCTGAAGGCCAACGGCGTGGGGTGA
- a CDS encoding short-chain fatty acid transporter, producing MDAPAKPQTRTEEAALARLALSFTDWAVKWFPDAFVFVAIAVVIVAGAALANGAPVQAVTKSFGDGFWSLIPFTMQMVFVTIGGYVVATSAPVQALIDRMALVPKTGRGAIGYVALATMLSSFLSWGLSLIFGGLLARALARRTELRMDYRAAGAAAYLGLGATWAMGLSSSAAQLQANPKSLPPGLLAITGVIPFTETIFLWQSLLIAAVLVVVSAVIALLSAPGPDTAVTAQDLGVDVAKEEARTPPPSQPGEWLEHAPVLTVLIGLLALGWLIQEFARQDWKIAISNLNTYNFLFLMLGFVLHWRPRSFLNALAKSVPATAGILIQFPFYAAIAAILTGAKNGAGLSLSDVISHAFVALNTQGSFPLAMGVYSAILGFFIPSGGGKWLLEAPYVMQAANELKVHLGWAVQVYNAAEALPNLINPFFMLPLLGILGIKARDIVGFSFLQLIVHLPVVLFLLWALAFTLEYHPPVMP from the coding sequence ATGGACGCGCCCGCCAAGCCGCAGACCCGCACCGAGGAGGCGGCGCTAGCCCGCCTCGCGCTCAGCTTCACCGATTGGGCGGTGAAGTGGTTCCCCGACGCCTTCGTGTTCGTGGCGATCGCCGTGGTGATCGTGGCGGGCGCCGCGCTCGCGAACGGGGCGCCGGTTCAGGCGGTGACGAAGAGCTTCGGCGACGGCTTCTGGAGCCTCATCCCCTTCACGATGCAGATGGTCTTCGTGACCATCGGCGGCTACGTGGTCGCCACCTCCGCCCCGGTCCAGGCGCTGATCGACCGGATGGCCCTGGTGCCCAAGACCGGCCGCGGCGCCATCGGCTACGTGGCCTTGGCCACCATGCTCTCCTCCTTTCTGAGCTGGGGCCTCAGCCTGATCTTCGGCGGCCTGCTCGCCCGCGCCCTCGCACGCCGGACGGAGCTGCGCATGGATTACCGGGCGGCGGGGGCTGCCGCCTATCTCGGCCTCGGCGCCACCTGGGCGATGGGGCTCTCCTCCTCGGCCGCCCAGTTGCAGGCGAATCCGAAGAGCCTGCCGCCGGGCCTGCTCGCGATCACCGGCGTGATCCCCTTCACCGAGACCATCTTCCTCTGGCAGTCGCTGCTCATCGCGGCGGTGCTGGTGGTGGTCTCGGCGGTGATCGCGCTGCTGTCGGCGCCCGGCCCCGATACCGCGGTCACCGCCCAGGATCTCGGCGTCGACGTCGCGAAGGAGGAGGCCCGCACGCCCCCGCCGAGCCAGCCCGGCGAGTGGCTGGAGCACGCGCCCGTGCTGACGGTGCTGATCGGCCTGCTCGCACTCGGCTGGCTGATTCAGGAGTTTGCCCGCCAGGACTGGAAGATCGCGATCTCCAACCTCAACACCTACAACTTCCTGTTCCTGATGCTCGGCTTCGTCCTGCACTGGCGCCCGCGCAGCTTCCTAAACGCGCTCGCCAAGTCCGTGCCCGCGACCGCCGGCATCCTGATCCAGTTTCCGTTCTACGCCGCGATCGCCGCGATCCTCACGGGCGCGAAGAACGGCGCCGGCCTCAGCCTCTCGGACGTCATCTCCCACGCTTTCGTCGCGCTCAACACGCAGGGGAGCTTCCCGCTCGCGATGGGCGTCTACTCGGCGATTCTCGGCTTCTTCATCCCCTCGGGCGGCGGCAAGTGGCTTCTCGAGGCGCCCTACGTGATGCAGGCCGCCAACGAGCTGAAGGTGCATCTCGGCTGGGCCGTGCAGGTCTACAACGCGGCCGAGGCCCTGCCGAACCTGATCAATCCGTTCTTCATGCTGCCCCTGCTCGGCATCCTCGGCATCAAGGCGCGGGACATCGTCGGCTTCAGCTTCCTCCAGCTGATCGTACATCTGCCCGTCGTGCTGTTCCTGCTCTGGGCGCTCGCCTTCACGCTGGAATACCATCCGCCCGTGATGCCCTGA
- a CDS encoding metallophosphoesterase family protein, with protein sequence MTAEPLTYAVGDIHGCADLLDALLERIEAHAAGRPRKLVFLGDYIDRGPDSARVIEILRRLQWREPEATLCLMGNHEAMLLKCLREPGAEDHWLMNGGLATLQSFGVEEAAALPQDVLDWIEALPTVHGDAARWYVHAGFHPSAPAPDPEEHNRLWIREPFLGEDHDFGRHVVHGHTPRQDGRPETRANRTNLDTGAVYGAALTAGVFDAVQGPALTFLQVRPGGEA encoded by the coding sequence ATGACCGCCGAGCCGCTCACCTACGCCGTCGGCGACATCCACGGCTGTGCCGACCTTCTCGACGCCCTGCTGGAGCGCATCGAGGCGCACGCCGCGGGCCGCCCGCGCAAGCTCGTCTTTCTCGGCGACTACATCGACCGTGGGCCCGACAGCGCCCGGGTCATCGAGATCCTGCGCCGGCTCCAGTGGCGGGAGCCCGAAGCGACCCTCTGCCTGATGGGCAACCACGAGGCGATGCTGCTGAAATGTCTGCGCGAGCCCGGCGCCGAGGATCACTGGTTGATGAACGGTGGCCTCGCCACCCTGCAATCCTTCGGCGTCGAGGAGGCGGCCGCCCTGCCGCAGGACGTGCTCGACTGGATCGAGGCGCTGCCGACCGTGCACGGGGATGCGGCGCGCTGGTACGTGCATGCGGGCTTCCATCCCTCCGCCCCGGCACCCGACCCGGAGGAGCACAACCGGCTCTGGATCCGCGAGCCCTTCCTCGGGGAGGACCACGATTTCGGCCGCCACGTCGTGCACGGCCACACGCCCCGCCAGGACGGCCGCCCCGAGACGCGCGCCAACCGCACCAACCTCGACACCGGCGCGGTCTACGGGGCCGCGCTCACCGCGGGCGTGTTCGACGCGGTCCAGGGGCCGGCACTGACATTCCTTCAGGTCCGGCCCGGCGGCGAGGCTTGA
- a CDS encoding aldo/keto reductase, which produces MEYRQLGRSGLTVPVLSFGTATFGGTNEFFQRWGQTDVAEATRMVDLCLDSGVNFFDTADIYSQGASEEVLGQALKGKRDRVLISTKTTFRFNDDLNQVGSSRHHIVRACEASLRRLGTDHIDVYFMHGFDALTPVEETLRALDDLTRSGKIGYIGASNFSGWQLMKALATSERYGLNRYVAYQGYYSLIGRHYEWELMPLGIDQGVGLMVWSPLGWGRLTGKIRRGQENRSGRIAAGGAEGGPPVSDDYLFGVVDALDAVAEETGKTVPQVALNWLLTRPTVCNIVVGARTEDQLKQNLGAIGWSLTPEQVARLDAASQETPIYPYWHQKGFDERNPKPTTW; this is translated from the coding sequence ATGGAATACAGGCAGCTCGGCCGCTCCGGCCTCACCGTCCCGGTGCTCAGCTTCGGCACAGCCACCTTCGGCGGCACCAACGAATTCTTCCAGCGCTGGGGACAGACCGACGTTGCGGAGGCGACCCGGATGGTCGATCTCTGCCTGGATTCCGGCGTCAACTTCTTCGACACCGCCGACATCTACTCGCAGGGCGCCTCCGAGGAGGTGCTGGGGCAGGCCCTCAAGGGCAAGCGCGATCGGGTCCTGATCTCCACCAAGACCACCTTCCGCTTCAACGACGATCTCAACCAGGTCGGCTCCTCGCGCCACCACATCGTGCGCGCCTGCGAGGCGAGCCTGAGGCGGCTCGGCACCGACCACATCGACGTCTACTTCATGCACGGCTTCGACGCGCTCACTCCCGTCGAGGAGACCCTGCGGGCGCTGGACGATCTTACCCGGTCGGGCAAGATCGGCTATATCGGCGCCTCGAATTTCTCGGGCTGGCAGCTCATGAAGGCGCTCGCCACGTCCGAGCGCTACGGGCTCAACCGCTACGTCGCCTATCAGGGCTACTACTCGCTGATCGGCCGCCACTACGAGTGGGAGCTGATGCCGCTCGGGATCGACCAGGGCGTCGGGCTGATGGTGTGGAGCCCGCTCGGCTGGGGGCGCCTCACCGGCAAGATCCGGCGCGGCCAGGAGAACCGGAGCGGGCGCATCGCCGCGGGCGGGGCCGAGGGCGGGCCGCCGGTCTCGGACGACTACCTGTTCGGCGTGGTCGATGCCCTCGACGCGGTCGCCGAGGAGACGGGAAAAACCGTCCCGCAGGTAGCGCTCAACTGGCTGCTCACCCGGCCGACCGTGTGCAACATCGTCGTCGGCGCCCGCACAGAGGACCAGCTGAAGCAGAATCTCGGGGCGATCGGCTGGTCGCTGACACCGGAGCAGGTCGCCCGGCTCGACGCCGCGAGCCAGGAGACGCCCATCTACCCCTACTGGCACCAGAAGGGCTTCGACGAGCGCAACCCGAAGCCGACGACTTGGTGA
- a CDS encoding sigma-54-dependent transcriptional regulator: MSGTEREVETEAGRSERIVFIDDEEDVRRANRQSLELDGFAVEAFGAAEPALASILAEPPGVVVTDVRLPGIDGRALFERLHAADPDLPVILITGHGDISMAVRALRSGAYDFLAKPYPAEVLIGSVRRALERRRLVLENRRLRARLEAAVDEDPAFLGVSPAMVRLRRLVRDVAQADVGVLVLGETGSGKEVVASALHRWSRRAPKNFVAMNCGALPETVVESELFGHEAGAFTGALKRRVGRIEHAQGGTLFLDEIESMPMGLQVKLLRVLQERTVEPLGTNEIRPVDMRVVAATKVDLGQAAAQGTFRDDLYHRLNVISVAIPPLRERREDVALLFQHFLGRAAERFGRPAPPLTSAIRDHLQRHDWPGNVRELGHFAERCALGFGPEAGQAETAPAPALTLAEQVDRFERGVIRDELIAAGGDVKLAAESLGTPRKTLYDKIARHGLNATDYR; this comes from the coding sequence GTGAGCGGGACGGAGCGGGAGGTCGAGACGGAAGCCGGCCGGTCCGAGCGGATCGTCTTCATCGACGACGAGGAGGACGTGCGCCGCGCCAACCGCCAGAGCCTGGAGCTCGACGGGTTCGCGGTCGAGGCCTTCGGGGCGGCCGAGCCGGCGCTGGCCTCGATCCTCGCCGAGCCGCCGGGCGTCGTCGTCACGGACGTGCGCCTGCCCGGAATCGACGGGCGCGCCCTGTTCGAGCGCCTGCATGCCGCCGACCCGGACCTGCCGGTGATCCTGATCACGGGGCACGGCGACATCTCGATGGCGGTGCGGGCCTTGCGCTCGGGGGCCTACGACTTCCTGGCCAAGCCCTATCCGGCCGAGGTGCTGATCGGCTCCGTCCGGCGCGCCCTGGAGCGGCGGCGCCTCGTCCTGGAGAACCGGCGCCTGCGCGCGCGCCTGGAGGCGGCGGTCGACGAGGATCCGGCCTTTCTTGGTGTCTCGCCCGCGATGGTGCGCCTGCGCCGCCTCGTGCGCGACGTGGCGCAGGCGGATGTCGGTGTGCTGGTCCTGGGCGAGACGGGCTCCGGCAAGGAGGTGGTGGCGAGCGCGCTGCACCGCTGGAGCCGGCGCGCGCCCAAGAACTTCGTGGCGATGAATTGCGGCGCGCTGCCCGAGACCGTGGTGGAGAGCGAGCTGTTCGGCCACGAGGCCGGCGCCTTCACGGGTGCGCTCAAGCGCCGCGTCGGGCGGATCGAGCACGCGCAGGGCGGCACGCTCTTCCTCGACGAGATCGAGAGCATGCCGATGGGGTTGCAGGTGAAGCTCCTGCGGGTTCTCCAGGAGCGCACGGTCGAGCCGCTCGGCACCAACGAGATCCGCCCGGTCGACATGCGGGTGGTGGCGGCCACCAAGGTCGATCTGGGCCAAGCCGCCGCCCAGGGCACGTTCCGCGACGACCTCTATCACCGGCTCAACGTCATCTCGGTGGCGATCCCACCCCTGCGCGAGCGGCGCGAGGACGTGGCGCTGCTGTTCCAGCACTTCCTGGGCCGGGCCGCCGAACGCTTCGGCAGGCCCGCGCCCCCGCTGACGAGCGCGATCCGCGACCATCTCCAGCGCCACGACTGGCCCGGCAACGTGCGCGAACTCGGCCATTTCGCCGAGCGCTGCGCCCTGGGCTTCGGCCCCGAGGCGGGGCAGGCCGAGACCGCTCCCGCGCCGGCCCTCACTCTCGCCGAGCAGGTCGATCGCTTCGAGCGCGGCGTGATCCGCGACGAGCTGATCGCGGCGGGCGGCGACGTGAAGCTGGCGGCCGAGTCGCTGGGGACGCCGCGCAAGACGCTCTACGACAAGATCGCCCGGCACGGGCTCAACGCGACGGATTATCGATAG
- a CDS encoding ATP-binding protein, whose amino-acid sequence MVAAAWAGGRVAQRWALADLRRTARTTLTLQAGALHTEMQRQSALPLALAADPEIGAVLRAEGSGGGAAGGHLAERLSARLAEVAAATGAAVIYVIRPDGLTVAASNAASGRSFVGNNYAFRPYFRGAMAEESGSQFALGTVSGRPGLYLARRVGDGLGVVVVKVEFEAAETAWREVRERVFVTDARGIVLVASEPAWRFRTLAPLDAEARDRSRESLEFGDAPLEPLPLHPAGEDLVRLGRGAAPAQLMLMLDAPVRDTDWRIHTLTPVGAAVERERTQGQVIALLATGLFCLGLGTLLGRRARTQARLAEAGARRAELEARVSERTAELSAANDRLRDEIAERARSEAERERLGRELAQAGRLAALGQFAASMAHEINQPLAAIRSYADNTGILVRRGRVDDAAENVAAIGRLVDRIGGLTRQLKGFARRASGRREPVAVDEILRGSLEVVAHRAGAEGTDLVIRAEPGLAVIGEGARLEQVLVNLLQNALDAVAGRPSRRVELRVTEAGEQVCLVVQDNGPGISESARAKIFDAFFTTKPDGLGLGLAIARGIVEECGGTLGVEEAEGGGTVFRIALVRAGAPARELQEETP is encoded by the coding sequence ATGGTTGCCGCCGCCTGGGCCGGAGGGCGCGTGGCCCAGCGCTGGGCCCTGGCCGACCTGCGCCGGACCGCGCGCACGACGCTGACGCTCCAGGCAGGCGCCCTGCACACCGAGATGCAGCGGCAGAGCGCGCTGCCGCTGGCGCTCGCGGCCGACCCCGAGATCGGTGCGGTCCTGCGCGCGGAAGGGTCGGGGGGCGGGGCGGCCGGCGGTCACCTCGCCGAGCGCCTGAGTGCCCGGCTCGCCGAGGTCGCCGCAGCGACGGGCGCGGCGGTCATCTACGTGATCCGGCCGGACGGGCTGACGGTCGCGGCGAGCAACGCCGCCAGCGGCCGCAGCTTCGTGGGCAACAACTACGCCTTCCGGCCCTATTTCCGCGGGGCGATGGCGGAAGAGTCCGGCTCGCAATTCGCGCTCGGCACGGTGAGCGGGCGCCCCGGCCTCTATCTCGCCCGGCGCGTCGGGGACGGTCTCGGCGTCGTTGTGGTGAAGGTGGAGTTCGAAGCCGCCGAGACGGCGTGGCGCGAGGTGCGCGAGCGCGTGTTCGTGACCGATGCCCGCGGCATCGTGCTGGTGGCCAGCGAGCCGGCTTGGCGCTTCCGCACGCTCGCGCCGCTCGATGCCGAGGCGCGCGACCGCAGCCGCGAGTCCCTGGAATTCGGCGACGCGCCGCTGGAACCGCTGCCTCTCCATCCGGCCGGGGAGGATCTGGTCCGCCTCGGTCGCGGCGCGGCCCCGGCCCAGCTCATGCTGATGCTCGACGCGCCCGTGCGCGACACCGACTGGCGCATCCACACCCTGACGCCGGTCGGCGCCGCGGTCGAGCGCGAGCGGACGCAGGGGCAGGTGATCGCGCTGCTTGCCACCGGCCTGTTCTGCCTCGGCCTCGGCACCCTGCTCGGCCGGCGGGCGCGTACGCAGGCCCGGCTGGCGGAGGCGGGTGCGCGCCGGGCCGAGCTCGAGGCGCGGGTCAGCGAGCGCACCGCCGAACTCAGCGCCGCCAACGATCGCCTGCGCGACGAGATCGCGGAGCGCGCCCGCTCCGAAGCCGAGCGCGAGCGCCTCGGCCGGGAACTCGCCCAGGCCGGGCGGCTGGCGGCGCTTGGCCAGTTCGCCGCCAGCATGGCGCACGAGATCAACCAGCCGCTCGCAGCGATCCGCTCCTACGCCGACAACACGGGCATCCTGGTCCGGCGCGGGCGCGTGGACGACGCGGCCGAGAACGTCGCGGCGATCGGCCGTCTCGTCGACCGGATCGGCGGACTGACGCGCCAGCTCAAGGGCTTCGCGCGCCGCGCCTCCGGTCGCCGCGAGCCGGTAGCGGTGGACGAGATCCTGCGCGGGAGCCTGGAGGTCGTGGCGCACCGCGCCGGCGCCGAGGGCACCGACCTCGTGATCCGGGCCGAGCCGGGCCTCGCGGTGATCGGGGAGGGGGCGCGGCTGGAGCAGGTCCTGGTCAACCTCCTGCAGAACGCCCTCGACGCGGTGGCCGGCCGGCCCAGCCGCCGGGTCGAGCTGCGGGTGACGGAGGCCGGCGAGCAGGTCTGCCTCGTGGTGCAGGATAACGGGCCCGGCATCTCCGAATCCGCGCGCGCCAAGATCTTCGACGCGTTCTTCACCACGAAGCCCGACGGCCTCGGCCTCGGGCTCGCCATCGCGCGCGGGATCGTGGAGGAGTGCGGCGGGACGCTCGGCGTGGAGGAGGCGGAGGGCGGCGGCACCGTGTTCCGCATCGCGCTGGTCCGGGCCGGGGCGCCGGCGCGGGAGCTTCAGGAGGAAACGCCGTGA
- a CDS encoding dicarboxylate/amino acid:cation symporter — protein sequence MAAIPSPLTAPHAPAKPKPIYRTLYFQVLVAVALGITLGHFYPQLGADMKPLGDAFIKLVKMIIAPVIFLTVVSGIAGMTNLEKVGRVGGKALVYFITFSTLALIVGLIVANLVQPGAGMHIDPKSLDPKQIAMYAEKAKTQTITDFLMNIIPSTAVGAFSGGEILQVLFFSVLFGFGLAFLGERGKPVLDFIKILSEAIFGVVNIIMKVAPIGAFGAMAFTIGKYGISSLANLAYLVGAFYLTSAIFVFLVLGAVARYNGFSIIKLIRYIKEELLLVLGTSSSESALPSLLEKMERAGCSKPVVGLVVPTGYSFNLDGTNIYMTMAALFIAQATDTPLTLGEQGLLLLVAMLSSKGAAGVTGSGFITLAATLAVVPSVPVVGMALILGIDRFMSECRALTNFIGNAVACIVVARWEGEVDEEALAATLGSKASGKPAPAPALQPAE from the coding sequence ATGGCAGCCATACCCTCCCCCCTCACCGCGCCGCACGCGCCGGCCAAGCCCAAGCCGATCTACCGCACCCTGTACTTCCAAGTGCTGGTCGCGGTGGCGCTCGGCATCACGCTCGGCCACTTCTACCCGCAGCTCGGCGCCGACATGAAGCCGCTCGGCGACGCCTTCATCAAGCTCGTCAAGATGATCATCGCGCCGGTGATCTTCCTCACCGTCGTCTCCGGCATCGCCGGCATGACCAACCTCGAGAAGGTCGGCCGCGTCGGCGGCAAGGCGCTCGTCTACTTCATCACCTTCTCGACGCTGGCGCTGATCGTCGGCCTGATCGTGGCGAACCTCGTCCAGCCGGGCGCAGGGATGCACATCGATCCGAAGTCGCTCGACCCGAAGCAGATCGCGATGTACGCCGAGAAGGCGAAGACGCAGACGATCACCGACTTCCTGATGAACATCATCCCGTCGACCGCGGTCGGCGCGTTCTCGGGCGGTGAGATCCTTCAGGTCCTATTCTTCTCGGTGCTGTTCGGCTTCGGACTCGCCTTCCTGGGCGAGCGCGGCAAGCCGGTGCTCGACTTCATCAAGATCCTGTCCGAGGCGATCTTCGGCGTCGTCAACATCATCATGAAGGTCGCTCCCATCGGCGCCTTCGGCGCGATGGCCTTCACTATCGGCAAGTACGGCATCTCCTCGCTCGCCAACCTCGCCTACCTCGTCGGCGCCTTTTACCTGACTTCGGCGATCTTCGTCTTCCTCGTGCTCGGCGCGGTCGCCCGCTACAACGGCTTCTCGATCATCAAGCTCATCCGCTACATCAAGGAGGAGCTGCTCCTGGTGCTGGGCACCTCGTCCTCCGAGTCGGCCCTGCCCTCGCTGCTCGAGAAGATGGAGCGCGCGGGCTGCTCGAAGCCGGTCGTCGGCCTCGTCGTTCCCACGGGCTACTCGTTCAACCTCGACGGCACGAACATCTACATGACGATGGCGGCGCTGTTCATCGCCCAGGCCACCGACACCCCTCTCACGCTCGGCGAGCAGGGCCTGCTGCTTCTCGTCGCCATGCTCTCCTCGAAGGGCGCGGCGGGCGTGACCGGCTCGGGCTTCATCACCCTGGCCGCTACCCTTGCGGTGGTCCCCTCGGTGCCGGTCGTCGGCATGGCCCTCATCCTCGGCATCGACCGCTTCATGTCGGAGTGCCGCGCGCTGACGAACTTCATCGGCAACGCGGTGGCCTGCATCGTAGTCGCCCGCTGGGAGGGCGAGGTGGACGAGGAAGCGCTCGCTGCCACCCTCGGCTCCAAGGCCTCCGGCAAGCCGGCCCCGGCCCCGGCCCTTCAGCCGGCCGAGTAA